A region from the Fusarium graminearum PH-1 chromosome 4, whole genome shotgun sequence genome encodes:
- a CDS encoding formamidase has product MSRKIRTAQSVSFDIPAAEQPHLHNRWHPEVPSIATVEPGETVKIECLDWTGGQIGNNDSADDVRDVDLTKIHYLTGPFEIKGSEPGDLLVVNITDIQPFDHSPWGFTGVFSKDNGGGFLSEHYPDAAKAIWDFDGVYCSSRHIPGVRFPGLIHPGILGCAPSAEILAEWNRREGELATSMAGSHPDKVFAQPPNEINAHGGLAKGDVMARIAKEGARTIPGRPEHGGNCDINNISRGSKTYLPVHVPGAKFSVGDLHFSQGDGEISFCGAIEMAGIITIKFDLIKGGVKSRGLKSPVYRPGDMGPTFSPSRYLTFEGFSVDEQGKQHFMDATIAYRQSCLRAIEYLKQFGYSGEQIYLLLSCAPIRGAIAGIVDIPNACTTLGIPMDIFDFDISIESEPVVRNLGACPISR; this is encoded by the exons ATGTCTCGAAAAATTAGAACCGCACAGTCCGTCTCCTTCGACATCCCCGCCGCTGAGCAACCACATCTACACAACAGATGGCACCCAGAGG TTCCAAGCATTGCAACCGTTGAACCAGGGGAGACAGTCAAGATTGAATGTCTCGATTGGACAGGCGGCCAAATCGGAAACAACGACAGTGCCGATGATGTCCGCGATGTCGATCTCACAAAGATCCACTATCTCACTGGACCCTTTGAGATAAAAGGCAGTGAACCTGGTGATTTactcgtcgtcaacatcactgaTATCCAACCATTTGATCATTCGCCCTGGGGTTTCACAGGAGTCTTTTCAAAGGATAACGGCGGTGGTTTCCTCTCCGAGCATTATCCCGATGCAGCCAAAGCAATCTGGGATTTCGACGGTGTTTATTGTTCCAGTCGTCATATCCCCGGTGTTCGATTCCCGGGATTGATTCACCCTGGTATTCTTGGCTGTGCGCCATCTGCGGAAATCCTGGCGGAGTGGAACCGTCGTGAGGGAGAGCTAGCTACTTCAATGGCTGGGTCTCATCCTGATAAAGTGTTTGCTCAACCTCCCAATGAGATTAATGCTCATGGTGGACTAGCCAAAGGTGATGTTATGGCTAGGATCGCAAAGGAGGGAGCGAGAACTATTCCCGGCAGACCTGAGCATGGAGGAAACTGTGACATTAACAATATTTCCCGGGGATCAAAGACGTATCTCCCCGTTCATGTTCCTGGAGCCAAGTTTTCTGTTGGAGACCTTCATTTTAGCCAGGGTGATGGTGAGATTAGTTTCTGCGGTGCTATCGAAATG GCTGGCATCATCACTATCAAATTCGACCTTATCAAGGGTGGAGTCAAGTCGAGAGGTCTCAAGAGTCCAGTGTACCGACCAGGCGACATGGGACCTACCTTTAGTCCGTCGCGATATCTCACATTTGAGGGATTCTCTGTCGACGAGCAAGGAAAGCAGCATTTTATGGATGCCACAATTGCTTACCGACAATCTTGTCTCCGTGCGATAGAATATCTCAAACAATTTG GCTACTCCGGCGAACAAATCTATCTCCTCCTGTCCTGTGCACCAATCAGAGGAGCTATTGCTGGCATAGTCGACATTCCCAACGCTTGTACCACGCTGGGCATACCCATGGAtatctttgactttgacatttCCATCGAAAGTGAGCCTGTTGTTAGGAATCTGGGAGCTTGTCCAATTTCTCGCTAA